One genomic region from Phycodurus eques isolate BA_2022a chromosome 16, UOR_Pequ_1.1, whole genome shotgun sequence encodes:
- the si:dkey-16l2.16 gene encoding ras-related protein Rab-35: MAGKDYNHLFKLLIIGDSNVGKSSLLLRFADSSFSGSYITTIGVDFKIRTVDVDGERVKLQIWDTAGQERFRTITSTYYRNTHGVIIVYDVTNPESFVNVKRWLNEIAQNCDSVCKVLVGNKNDDPARKQVDSQDAVRFGESVGVRVFETSAKENINVEEMFMAFTHMVLWAKKQSQSRAEREREREKDTVNINAHRERDRRKRAKKCC; this comes from the exons ATGGCGGGAAAGGACTACAATCACCTCTTCAAGCTGCTCATCATCGGCGACTCGA ATGTCGGGAAAAGCAGCCTGCTGCTCCGCTTTGCTGACAGTTCCTTCTCTG GAAGTTACATCACCACCATCGGCGTGGACTTTAAGATCAGGACGGTGGACGTGGACGGGGAGCGCGTCAAGCTACAAATCTGGGACACGGCGGGACAGGAGAGATTCAGGACCATCACCTCCAC gtattaCCGGAACACGCACGGCGTCATCATCGTGTACGACGTGACCAATCCCGAGTCGTTTGTCAACGTGAAGCGCTGGCTTAACGAAATCGCTCAGAACTGCGACAGTGTCTGCAAGGTTCTAG TGGGGAACAAGAACGACGACCCGGCCAGGAAGCAGGTGGACAGCCAGGATGCGGTGCGCTTCGGCGAGTCCGTGGGGGTGCGCGTGTTCGAGACCAGCGCCAAAGAGAACATCAACGTGGAAGAG ATGTTCATGGCGTTCACTCACATGGTCCTGTGGGCCAAGAAGCAAAGCCAGAGCCGGGCCGAGCGGGAACGCGAGCGCGAGAAGGACACGGTCAACATCAACGCGCATCGGGAGCGAGACCGCCGGAAGAGAGCCAAGAAATGCTGCTAA
- the srrm2 gene encoding serine/arginine repetitive matrix protein 2 gives MYNGIGLTTPRGSGTNGYVQRNLSTVRAKRPRDDRGGERDEKDRERLESQLNRQPNADILEHQRKRQLEVECAKFQDMMEEQGYSVEEIEEKVNSFRMMLQEKQQPPPSAAGDKASVTETHALAAANQQKNDRLRAAFGISTDYVDGSSFHADRKEKEKEKREQERLERERQQQQQEKYTLVEDSDESDSPPKKRSRKKKKKNKKRAGSQSPSPAPRREKKSKKKKKRESTVEEEEESSSDEKQKKASKKNKKKQAGKSPTKTKAAPQRSISSSSSRSRSPVPVRSRQRKMQEVDNGRRPRSPDRRRGRDEQSPRRRGSDEKEKGRTMASLPRRRRDSSSPSSPPQTDRRKETERSKERPSERLRSRSKETDKRKRDNVKDTRRRSRSKETDKQRGRRSRSPESGKDKGWGRRSGSSEKQEKAKLCPPQGMRHDSSSPSPPKVDARSGHSRRAQREEERDAGKRDTQTRHNSSSPSPSKVNSRSGRSKGTQREDERNTGKQDTRTRHDSSSPSPPKVDTRTGHSRGEVERHARKHDTRTRHESSSPSPPKVDTRSGRSTGAQRDEERNGGKQDTRTRHDSSSPSPPKADAGSGRSRGAQREEERNAGKRDTQTKYDSSSQSPERGNRGDAMQTYRSKEAADRADTSSRPPPPPFNGRQEKSREDGSRKSDEATEFQRKPDARTRSPPKMQAQDQKESSSDSDSSSSSSSSSSSSSSSSSSSEDEDQPKASENRKSSSIKVAVQRFVTNGRAESSQQPKRPPEQAEDDKERPPNTAPVDPPSGKNHPDRRSPREKPTGRSRSPPTYRVTPPKQYQDPLPRSRRSSPPPARLRDREWDRDRGWERTARRSRSRTRSPRRHSPLLRGRRPSSPSHRRQSSRSPIRRRTSYSPLPPRKRRTSRSPSQSVRRRTSRSPIRRRTSRSPVRRQASRSPMGKQTGHSPMKKRTSRSPMGKRTSRSPMGKRTSRSPVRKRTSRSPVRRRTSRSPVRRRTSRSPVRRRTSAASRSPVRRRASRSPVRRRASRSPVRRRSSRSPVRRRSSRSPMGRRSSRSPMGRRTSRSPMGRRTSRSPVGKRTSRSPVRRQMSCMSRSPMGRRTSRSPIPKRSSRSPMGKRTSRSPSPSVRRRLSRSPLPPKGSRPTSRSPSAPVRKWTSRSPKGTDHCASSEGARKQDSEADKPRGRLEQRTPPGKDARQPSRSSSSSSSSSSSSSSSDSSSSSSSSSSSPSPNRKDVNPPEGEKKNQQEDERREYRTLKSGCDSSSRAAVRGSGDQSEHSESSRATNRKSSPPAACPPVRQEVVSEHVGGKELNKKESRSSSSSSSSSSSSSSSSSSSSSDNSDSEAQPGKGKAKAGSSRSSSSSNTEKDEKDKRLPADSLRDSRSLSYSPPRHMRRAPTTSPGRKSGGRTR, from the exons ATGTACAATGGCATCGGCCTGACCACTCCCCGGGGCAGCGGCACCAATGGCTATGTGCAGCGCAACCTGTCCACGGTGCGGGCCAAGCGGCCTCGTGACGACCGCGGTGGCGAGCGGGATGAGAAGGACCGGGAGCGGCTGGAGAGTCAACTCAACCGGCAGCCCAATGCCGACATCCTTGAGCACCAGAGGAAGCGGCAGCTGGAGGTGGAGTGTGCTAAGTTTCAGGACATGATGGAGGAGCAGGG ATACTCGGTAGAGGAGATTGAGGAGAAGGTGAACAGCTTCAGAATGATGCTGCAGGAAAAGCAGCAGCCGCCTCCTTCCGCCGCTGGTGACAAAGCCAG CGTGACAGAAACTCACGCCCTGGCGGCGGCCAACCAGCAGAAGAACGACCGCCTTCGAGCAGCCTTCGGCATCTCCACCGACTATGTGGACGGTTCGTCTTTCCACGCCGACCgtaaggagaaggagaaggagaagcggGAGCAGGAGCGTCTGGAGAGGGAAaggcagcaacagcagcaggaaAAATACAC GCTGGTGGAGGACTCAGACGAGTCAGATTCCCCACCAAAGAAACGCAgtcggaagaagaaaaagaagaataagAAGAGAGCCGG CTCACAGAGTCCCTCACCGGCTCCTCGCCGAGAGAAAaaatcaaagaagaagaagaaacg TGAGTCCACagtggaggaagaagaagagag TTCCTCCGATGAGAAGCAGAAGAAGGCATCGAAGAAGAATAAGAAGAAGCAAGCGGGTAAAAGTCCCACAAAGACAAAGGCGGCACCGCAGCGGAGCATCTCGTCCAGTTCGTCCCGAAG TCGCTCGCCTGTGCCGGTGCGGTCACGTCAACGCAAGATGCAGGAAGTTGACAACGGGCGCAGGCCAAGATCTCCAGACAGGAGACGAGGCCGCGACGAACAAAGTCCGCGACGCCGTGGAAGCGACGAG AAAGAGAAAGGGAGGACAATGGCCTCCCTTCCCAGGAGGAGACGAGACTCTTCCTCACCATCCTCTCCTCCGCAGACGGACAGAAGGAAAGAGACGGAGAGGAGCAAAGAGAGACCAAGCGAAAGGTTGCGTTCACGCAGTAAAGAGACGGACAAGAGAAAGAGGGACAACGTGAAGGACACCCGGAGAAGATCCAGGAGCAAAGAAACGGACAAACAGAGAGGTAGAAGATCAAGAAGTCCAGAAAGTGGCAAAGACAAAGGATGGGGAAGGCGATCAGGGAGCAGCGAAAAGCAGGAAAAAGCAAAGCTGTGTCCTCCccagggaatgagacacgactCCTCTTCTCCTTCACCTCCCAAAGTTGATGCCAGGAGTGGTCACAGCAGAAGAGCGCAACGTGAGGAAGAGAGGGACGCCGGGAAGCGGGACACACAGACCAGACACAACTCCTCTTCTCCTTCACCTTCCAAAGTGAACAGCAGGAGTGGTCGCAGCAAAGGAACGCAACGAGAGGACGAGAGGAATACTGGGAAGCAGGACACACGAACCAGACATGACTCCTCTTCACCTTCACCTCCCAAAGTGGACACCAGGACTGGTCACAGCAGAGGAGAGGTAGAGAGGCACGCCAGGAAGCACGACACAAGAACCAGACACGAGTCCTCTTCACCTTCCCCTCCCAAAGTGGACACTAGGAGTGGTCGCAGCACAGGAGCGCAACGAGACGAAGAGAGGAATGGCGGGAAGCAGGACACACGGACCAGACACGACTCCTCTTCGCCTTCTCCTCCCAAAGCGGACGCCGGGAGTGGTCGCAGCAGAGGAGCGCAACGAGAGGAAGAGAGGAACGCTGGGAAGCGAGACACACAGACCAAATACGACTCCTCGTCCCAGTCTCCTGAGAGGGGGAACAGAGGAGATGCAATGCAGACATACAGGAGTAAAGAAGCTGCAGATAGAGCAGACACCTCTTCTCGTCCTCCTCCGCCACCCTTCAATGGACGCCAGGAAAAAAGCAGAGAAGATGGAAGCAGGAAGTCAGACGAGGCAACAGAATTTCAACGAAAACCTGACGCCAGGACCAGAAGTCCTCCAAAGATGCAGGCGCAGGATCAAAAAGAAAGCAGCAGTGATAGTGActcctcttcatcttcatcctcgtcatcttcatcttcgtcatcctcatcttcatcatccgAAGATGAAGACCAACCCAAGGCCAGCGAAAACAGAAAGTCGTCTTCTATCAAAGTGGCCGTTCAAAGGTTTGTCACCAACGGACGTGCCGAGAGCTCACAGCAACCCAAAAGACCCCCCGAGCAGGCAGAAGATGACAAAGAGCGGCCCCCCAACACAGCCCCCGTGGATCCTCCTTCAGGCAAAAATCACCCGGACCGCCGTAGTCCGCGAGAGAAGCCGACCGGGAGGTCCCGCTCTCCCCCGACTTACCGTGTCACCCCACCAAAGCAGTACCAGGACCCCCTACCCCGCTCGAGGAGAAGTAGTCCTCCTCCGGCCCGCCTCAGGGACCGGGAGTGGGACCGGGACCGAGGATGGGAACGGACCGCCAGACGCAGCAGGTCCAGGACTAGGAGCCCCAGAAGGCACAGCCCTCTGCTTAG GGGGCGCCGCCCTTCTTCGCCATCCCACAGACGACAGAGCAGTCGCTCGCCAATCAGAAGGCGAACGAGTTATTCGCCATTGCCGCCACGGAAGAGGCGAACCAGTCGGTCTCCTTCGCAATCAGTAAGGAGGAGGACCAGTCGTTCACCAATAAGGAGGCGAACTAGTCGTTCACCAGTTAGGCGGCAAGCTAGTCGCTCGCCAATGGGAAAGCAGACCGGTCATTCACCAATGAAGAAGCGGACCAGTCGCTCGCCAATGGGAAAGCGGACCAGTCGCTCGCCAATGGGAAAGCGGACCAGTCGCTCGCCAGTGAGGAAGCGGACCAGTCGCTCGCCGGTGAGGAGGCGGACCAGTCGCTCGCCAGTGAGGAGACGGACCAGTCGCTCGCCAGTGAGGAGGCGCACCA GCGCAGCCAGTCGCTCGCCAGTGAGGAGGCGCGCCAGTCGCTCGCCAGTGAGGAGGCGCGCCAGTCGCTCGCCAGTGAGGAGGCGGAGCAGTCGCTCCCCAGTGAGGAGGCGGAGCAGTCGCTCGCCAATGGGCAGGCGGAGCAGTCGCTCGCCAATGGGCAGGCGGACCAGTCGCTCGCCAATGGGCAGGCGTACGAGTCGCTCGCCGGTGGGAAAGCGGACCAGTCGCTCGCCAGTGAGAAGGCAGATGAGTTGCATGAGTCGCTCGCCAATGGGAAGGCGAACCAGTCGCTCTCCAATACCGAAGCGGAGCAGTCGTTCGCCAATGGGGAAACGGACCAGTCGCTCACCATCGCCGTCAGTTAGGAGGCGGCTCAGTCGGTCGCCATTGCCTCCAAAAGGGAGCCGGCCAACCAGTCGCTCGCCTTCGGCGCCAGTGAGGAAGTGGACCAGTCGCTCGCCAAAGGGGACCGATCACTGTGCATCCTCAGAAGGCGCCAGGAAGCAAGATAGCGAAGCAGACAAGCCTCGAGGTAGGCTGGAGCAGCGAACGCCGCCGGGGAAAGACGCTCGGCAGCCCAGCAGATCGTCGTCCTCGtcttcgtcttcctcctcctcctcctcctcctccgactcctcgtcatcatcctcctcctcgtcatcTTCACCTTCGCCAAACAGGAAAGATGTGAACCCTCCGGAGGGCGAGAAGAAAAACCAGCAGGAAGACGAGAGACGAGAGTATAGGACTCTGAAAAGCGGATGCGACTCGTCGTCTCGTGCGGCGGTGCGAGGCTCCGGAGACCAATCGGAGCACAGCGAGTCGTCAAGAGCCACGAACAGGAAGTCATCGCCACCTGCGGCCTGTCCTCCGGTCCGGCAGGAAGTGGTCTCCGAGCACGTCGGCGGGAAGGAATTGAACAAGAAAGAAAGCAGGAGCAGcagctcctcctcttcatcttcatcctcctcctcctcctcctcttcctcctcctcttcagacAACTCCGACTCGGAGGCACAGCCAGGAAAAGG GAAAGCTAAAGCTGGGAGTTCCAGATCGTCCTCCTCCTCTAACACTGAAAAAGACGAGAAGGACAAGAG GCTTCCGGCAGACTCGCTGCGAGATTCTCGCTCTCTGAGCTATTCTCCTCCTCGACACATGCGACGGGCGCCCACCACCTCGCCGGGACGCAAGTCAGGCGGTCGGACCCGCTGA